Part of the Synechococcus sp. HK01-R genome is shown below.
TGCCCAGCTGCCTGGGAGCGAGCCCTGGTGCAGGCGTTGACTGGCAGTCGCTATCCGATCCGGGGTCGAGGTCCTTTTGGAGAGGAGTTTGTGACGGCCGGTGGTGTCGCGCTTGGCGAGGTCAATCTGGCAACGATGGAGAGCCGACTGGTGAACGGTCTTTACTTCGCAGGGGAGCTGCTGGATGTGGATGGGGTCACCGGCGGCTTCAACTTCCAGCACTGCTGGAGCAGCGGTTGGCTGGCGGGTCAGGCGATCGCTGCCTCCCTCCTCTGAGCACTGTTCACTGGATCTGGTCGAACACCGTGAACATCGGCAAATACATGGCCAGCAGGATTGAGCCGACGATGCCACCCACCACGACGATCATGGCCGGTTCCAGCATCGAGGTGAGCGCTTTGACCGCCGCCGACACCTCGTCTTCGTAGAAGTCCGCCACTTTGCTGAGCATCTGGTCCATCTCGCCGGTTTCTTCACCGATCGCGAGCATGCTGAGGGCCATCTCCGGCAGCACCTTCTGGCGGTTCAGGGCTGTGCTCAGAAGCACCCCCTCCTGGACGAGCGTTCTTGAAGCAAGGATCGCGTCCGAGATGATCGAATGACCGGCCGTCTCGCTGGAGATTTCCAGGGACATCAGGATCGGCACGCCGGCGCGGGTGAGGGAACTGAAGATCCGGCAGAACTGAGCGGTGGCCGTTTTCATGATCAGGTCGCCGAACAGGGGTAGGCGCAGCGTTATCCGATCCACCACACGACGGCCTTTGTGGGTGTTGTAGTAGCGAGCGAATAGCCAGACCCCCACCAGCAGCCCCCCCGCGAAGATCAAGGAGGCGGAGGATCGCAGCAGTTTGCTGAGGTCCACCATCAGCTGGGTGAACAGGGGCAGTTCCGCCCCCAGGTCTTCGAAGATTCCGGCAAAGGTGGGAATCAGAAAGATCGTCATGCCCAGGAACACGAGGATGGCGATCACCAGCACCGCAACCGGATAGCCCAGCGCGCCTTTGATCTGGTTCTGCAGGCGGGCGTTGTCTTCGAGCAGTTTGGCCAGGCGTTTCAGGGATTCATCGAGCACACCCCCCGCCTCGCCCGCCTCCACCATGGCCACGGTGAGCTGATCAAAGACCTTCGGCCATTGCCGCATGGCTGCACCCATCGCCGTGCCCTGGTTCACCTCCAGTTGAACGGCGACGAGAGCCTTCTTGAACATCGGCAGTTTTTGCTGGCTGGCCATGAGATCGAGGCTGCGCACGATCGGTACGCCGGCATCCACCAGCGCGGCCAGCTTGCTGGCCCAGACGGCCTTCTCCTTCACGCCCGGAGGTTTCTGAAACGCCTCCCCCAGGTCGAGGGAGAGCAGACC
Proteins encoded:
- a CDS encoding type II secretion system F family protein; the encoded protein is MVTFTASYTSASGQARSVTIRASDPVDARRQLRRRGIKATDLRAKTKDQTAAGGQAKAGLLSLDLGEAFQKPPGVKEKAVWASKLAALVDAGVPIVRSLDLMASQQKLPMFKKALVAVQLEVNQGTAMGAAMRQWPKVFDQLTVAMVEAGEAGGVLDESLKRLAKLLEDNARLQNQIKGALGYPVAVLVIAILVFLGMTIFLIPTFAGIFEDLGAELPLFTQLMVDLSKLLRSSASLIFAGGLLVGVWLFARYYNTHKGRRVVDRITLRLPLFGDLIMKTATAQFCRIFSSLTRAGVPILMSLEISSETAGHSIISDAILASRTLVQEGVLLSTALNRQKVLPEMALSMLAIGEETGEMDQMLSKVADFYEDEVSAAVKALTSMLEPAMIVVVGGIVGSILLAMYLPMFTVFDQIQ